In one Rhopalosiphum padi isolate XX-2018 chromosome 3, ASM2088224v1, whole genome shotgun sequence genomic region, the following are encoded:
- the LOC132923690 gene encoding lysophosphatidylserine lipase ABHD12-like isoform X2, which yields MHIDRCFNKFQRNQLIARRTSHKPHEEPKMFINCNKRKACYTTVGFFGIAFVIIFLLVPTIWRYSPSIQKSMIFLNHDHMPDIQNYSYPEVYGIDGTRNFYIDTKDHITLGVWHILPSNLIEKYGKNESSYEQLLSHGEPIIIYMHGNSGARANDIRIELYRKLRDINCHVIAVDYRSYADSTVVELDETGIVSDVMETFKWVYKRAKGAPIFGWGHSLGTGIGAHAFSLLEKENIYPSGLILEAPFNKISEAIREYSTTKVLRYCPWFDFFIIDPVIENGIVFDTEQNLKNAKVPVLILHAQDDIIIPYQLSENLYNYITTTRNSELTELVLYDAKYEFGHQFICRDKEIEKKIEKFIQNCLK from the exons ATGCACATCGAtcgatgttttaataaattccaaCGAAATCAACTCATCGCCCGCCGAACCAGTCATAAGCCGC acgaAGAACCAAAGATGTTTATTAACTGCAATAAGAGAAA GGCGTGTTACACGACGGTGGGCTTCTTCGGTATCGCATTCGTCATCATTTTTTTACTCGTGCCTACTATTTGGCGATATTCACCTTCAATTCAAAAGAGTATGATATTCCTGAATCAtg accaTATGCCTGATATACAAAATTACAGTTATCCGGAAGTTTATGGCATAGATGGAACTAGAAATTTTTACATTGATACAAAAGATCATATAACGCTAGGAGTGTG GCACATATTACCGAGTAACTTAATTGAAAAATACGGAAAAAACGAATCTAGTTACGAACAACTTTTGAGTCACGGTgaaccaattattatatacatgcatgGCAACTCTGGTGCCCGAGCGAATGATATACGGATAGAATTATATCGAAAACTCCGAGATATCAACTGTCACGTGATAGCTGTAGACTACAGAA GTTATGCCGATTCTACAGTCGTTGAACTCGACGAAACCGGCATAGTATCGGACGTAATGGAAACATTTAAATGGGTTTACAAACGCGCAAAAGGAGCGCCGATCTTTGGTTGGGGACACTCGCTTGGAACCGG AATTGGAGCTCACGCATTTTCGTTATTGGAAAAAGAAAACATCTATCCTAGTGGACTTATTTTAGAAGCTCCGTTCAATAAAATTAGTGAAGCAATTAGAGAATATTCAACTACtaag GTTCTTCGCTATTGTCCttggtttgatttttttatcattgaccCAGTCATTGAAAACGGGATTGTTTTTGATACAGAACAAAACTTGAAAAATGCTAAAGTTCCAGTACTTATATTACACGCACaagacgatattataataccataccAGCTAAGTGAAAAC CTGTATAATTACATCACAACAACTCGGAATAGCGAACTGACTGAACTAGTATTATATGACGCCAAGTACGAGTTTGGCCACCAATTCATTTGTCGGGATAAGGAAATCGAAAAGAAGATTGA gaaATTTATACAGAATTGTCTAAAATGA
- the LOC132923690 gene encoding lysophosphatidylserine lipase ABHD12-like isoform X3, whose product MNSHDPTTRLTGHFISTTSLKMFGDEEPKMFINCNKRKACYTTVGFFGIAFVIIFLLVPTIWRYSPSIQKSMIFLNHDHMPDIQNYSYPEVYGIDGTRNFYIDTKDHITLGVWHILPSNLIEKYGKNESSYEQLLSHGEPIIIYMHGNSGARANDIRIELYRKLRDINCHVIAVDYRSYADSTVVELDETGIVSDVMETFKWVYKRAKGAPIFGWGHSLGTGIGAHAFSLLEKENIYPSGLILEAPFNKISEAIREYSTTKVLRYCPWFDFFIIDPVIENGIVFDTEQNLKNAKVPVLILHAQDDIIIPYQLSENLYNYITTTRNSELTELVLYDAKYEFGHQFICRDKEIEKKIEKFIQNCLK is encoded by the exons ATGAACTCTCACGATCCAACAACTCGCCTAACAGgacattttatttcaacaacatctttaaaaatgtttggag acgaAGAACCAAAGATGTTTATTAACTGCAATAAGAGAAA GGCGTGTTACACGACGGTGGGCTTCTTCGGTATCGCATTCGTCATCATTTTTTTACTCGTGCCTACTATTTGGCGATATTCACCTTCAATTCAAAAGAGTATGATATTCCTGAATCAtg accaTATGCCTGATATACAAAATTACAGTTATCCGGAAGTTTATGGCATAGATGGAACTAGAAATTTTTACATTGATACAAAAGATCATATAACGCTAGGAGTGTG GCACATATTACCGAGTAACTTAATTGAAAAATACGGAAAAAACGAATCTAGTTACGAACAACTTTTGAGTCACGGTgaaccaattattatatacatgcatgGCAACTCTGGTGCCCGAGCGAATGATATACGGATAGAATTATATCGAAAACTCCGAGATATCAACTGTCACGTGATAGCTGTAGACTACAGAA GTTATGCCGATTCTACAGTCGTTGAACTCGACGAAACCGGCATAGTATCGGACGTAATGGAAACATTTAAATGGGTTTACAAACGCGCAAAAGGAGCGCCGATCTTTGGTTGGGGACACTCGCTTGGAACCGG AATTGGAGCTCACGCATTTTCGTTATTGGAAAAAGAAAACATCTATCCTAGTGGACTTATTTTAGAAGCTCCGTTCAATAAAATTAGTGAAGCAATTAGAGAATATTCAACTACtaag GTTCTTCGCTATTGTCCttggtttgatttttttatcattgaccCAGTCATTGAAAACGGGATTGTTTTTGATACAGAACAAAACTTGAAAAATGCTAAAGTTCCAGTACTTATATTACACGCACaagacgatattataataccataccAGCTAAGTGAAAAC CTGTATAATTACATCACAACAACTCGGAATAGCGAACTGACTGAACTAGTATTATATGACGCCAAGTACGAGTTTGGCCACCAATTCATTTGTCGGGATAAGGAAATCGAAAAGAAGATTGA gaaATTTATACAGAATTGTCTAAAATGA